Proteins from one Ictidomys tridecemlineatus isolate mIctTri1 chromosome 14, mIctTri1.hap1, whole genome shotgun sequence genomic window:
- the Hand2 gene encoding heart- and neural crest derivatives-expressed protein 2 produces the protein MSLVGGFPHHPVVHHEGYPFAAAAAAAAAAAASRCSHEENPYFHGWLIGHPEMSPPDYSMALSYSPEYASGAAGLDHSHYGGVPPGAGPPGLGGPRPVKRRGTANRKERRRTQSINSAFAELRECIPNVPADTKLSKIKTLRLATSYIAYLMDLLAKDDQNGEAEAFKAEIKKTDVKEEKRKKELNEILKSTVSSNDKKTKGRTGWPQHVWALELKQ, from the exons ATGAGTCTGGTAGGGGGTTTTCCTCACCACCCCGTGGTGCACCATGAGGGCTATCCGTTCGCCGCTGCTGCCGCCGCAGCCGCCGCTGCAGCCGCCAGCCGCTGCAGCCACGAGGAGAACCCCTACTTCCATGGCTGGCTTATTGGCCACCCCGAGATGTCGCCCCCTGACTACAGCATGGCCCTGTCCTACAGCCCCGAGTATGCCAGCGGCGCCGCCGGTCTGGACCACTCCCATTACGGGGGAGTGCCGCCCGGTGCGGGGCCTCCTGGCCTGGGGGGGCCGCGCCCGGTGAAGCGCCGGGGCACCGCCAACCGCAAAGAGCGGCGCAGGACTCAAAGTATCAACAGCGCCTTCGCCGAACTGCGCGAATGCATCCCCAATGTGCCCGCCGACACAAAACTCTCCAAGATCAAGACGCTGCGCCTGGCCACCAGCTACATCGCCTACCTCATGGACCTGCTGGCCAAGGACGACCAGAACGGCGAGGCAGAGGCCTTCAAGGCAGAGATCAAGAAGACAGACGtgaaagaggagaagaggaagaaggagctg AATGAAATCTTGAAAAGCACAGTGAGCAGCAACGACAAGAAAACCAAAGGCCGGACTGGCTGGCCACAGCACGTCTGGGCCCTGGAGCTCAAGCagtga